In Gammaproteobacteria bacterium, a single window of DNA contains:
- a CDS encoding FMN-dependent NADH-azoreductase — protein MSKLLQIKSSLFADLGKSSTLANSFVEAWHQTHPQDEVVVRDLSSDPIPHLDAERFQAFLAAPEARTEAQKAIVAESDALIEELRAADVVVLGLPMYNFGIPSQLKSYFDHIARAGVSFRYTANGPEGLLGEKKVYVFAARGGHYRDTPADTQTGYIRTFLGFLGFKDIEFVYAEGLALGEESVQKALDDAGANIVRLTA, from the coding sequence ATGAGCAAGCTTCTTCAGATCAAGAGCAGTCTGTTTGCTGACCTCGGCAAGTCCTCGACCCTGGCCAACAGCTTTGTCGAAGCCTGGCATCAGACGCACCCGCAGGACGAAGTCGTGGTTCGCGACCTCAGCAGCGATCCGATTCCGCATCTCGACGCGGAGCGTTTCCAGGCATTCCTGGCTGCGCCGGAAGCTCGTACCGAAGCGCAAAAGGCGATTGTTGCCGAATCCGATGCGCTGATCGAGGAACTGCGCGCAGCCGATGTGGTGGTGCTGGGCCTGCCGATGTACAACTTCGGCATTCCTTCGCAGCTCAAGTCCTATTTCGACCATATCGCCCGCGCCGGTGTGAGCTTCCGTTACACCGCGAACGGACCGGAAGGCCTGCTCGGCGAGAAGAAGGTCTATGTCTTCGCCGCGCGCGGCGGCCACTACCGCGACACGCCGGCGGACACGCAGACCGGCTATATCCGCACGTTTCTGGGCTTCCTCGGATTCAAGGACATCGAGTTCGTCTACGCCGAGGGGCTCGCGCTTGGTGAGGAATCGGTGCAGAAGGCGCTCGACGATGCGGGCGCGAATATCGTCCGCCTGACCGCCTGA
- a CDS encoding pirin family protein, whose translation MSTIRTLQRVIPAVETADGAGVRLRRSIGSTRGLYLDPFLMLDEFYSDDPRDYLAGFPAHPHRGFETVTYMLDGHMRHEDHLGNRGDLGPGAVQWMTAARGIIHSEMPQQSEGRMRGFQLWINLPSAEKMKPAAWRDIPASEIAEAALPDGGQVRLIAGSLDIAGQPLNGPVQGVSTDPLYADLHLPAGARFEQAIPRGHTAFVFVYEGSLSVAGKPVPPRSAAVLGDGDLVSIEAGADGARVLLLAARPLREPIVQYGPFVMNTREQIEQALDDYRNNRLHEPQAA comes from the coding sequence ATGAGCACGATCAGAACATTGCAGAGAGTCATCCCGGCCGTGGAAACGGCGGACGGTGCCGGTGTGCGCCTGCGCCGTTCGATCGGTTCGACACGCGGGCTCTACCTGGACCCGTTCCTGATGCTGGACGAGTTCTACTCGGACGACCCGCGCGATTATCTGGCCGGCTTCCCCGCGCATCCGCATCGCGGCTTCGAGACCGTGACCTACATGCTCGACGGCCACATGCGCCACGAGGATCACCTCGGCAATCGCGGCGACCTCGGACCCGGCGCGGTGCAGTGGATGACAGCCGCGCGCGGCATCATCCATTCGGAAATGCCGCAGCAGAGCGAGGGCCGCATGCGCGGCTTCCAGCTGTGGATCAACCTGCCGTCCGCGGAAAAGATGAAGCCGGCGGCCTGGCGCGATATTCCGGCCTCCGAAATCGCCGAGGCGGCGCTGCCCGACGGCGGACAGGTGCGGTTGATCGCCGGTTCGCTGGATATCGCCGGCCAGCCGCTCAACGGACCGGTGCAGGGCGTCAGCACCGATCCGCTGTACGCCGACCTGCATCTGCCGGCCGGTGCGCGCTTCGAGCAGGCGATCCCGCGCGGGCACACGGCCTTCGTGTTCGTCTACGAAGGCAGCCTCAGCGTCGCCGGCAAGCCGGTGCCACCGCGCAGCGCGGCGGTGCTGGGTGACGGCGATCTCGTTTCGATCGAAGCCGGTGCCGATGGCGCACGGGTGCTGCTGCTGGCGGCGCGGCCGCTGCGCGAGCCGATCGTGCAGTACGGACCGTTCGTTATGAACACGCGCGAACAGATCGAGCAGGCGCTGGACGACTACCGCAACAACCGGCTGCACGAACCGCAGGCGGCGTAA
- the hutG gene encoding N-formylglutamate deformylase encodes MKQHPTYALDLRDSPLLISMPHAGTELPADWTQRYTEVALAVPDTDWHLPQLYDFAEVLGASTLWPRYSRYVVDLNRDPSGRSLYPGASTTELCPLSSFAQAPLYRPGQAPSDSEIADRIKDYFDPYHDALQAMLAALRDRHGYAILFEAHSITSRVPRFFEGRLPDFNFGSNADSTLPRDITAGLCRRVQADARWSAIANGRFKGGYITRHYGQPVERVYALQLELSQAVYMIEDGRYGYDEAVAAPVKPLLRELLQHLQDDVARLS; translated from the coding sequence ATGAAACAGCACCCGACCTACGCGCTGGACCTGCGTGATTCCCCGCTGCTGATCAGCATGCCGCATGCCGGTACCGAGCTGCCGGCGGATTGGACCCAGCGCTACACCGAGGTGGCGCTCGCGGTTCCGGATACCGACTGGCACCTGCCGCAGCTCTACGACTTCGCCGAGGTTCTGGGCGCCAGCACGCTGTGGCCGCGCTACTCGCGCTATGTCGTCGACCTGAACCGCGATCCCAGCGGGCGATCGCTGTATCCCGGCGCCTCCACCACGGAACTGTGTCCGCTGAGCAGCTTCGCGCAGGCGCCGCTGTACCGGCCGGGGCAGGCACCGAGCGACAGCGAGATCGCAGATCGGATCAAGGACTATTTCGATCCGTATCACGATGCGCTGCAGGCGATGCTGGCGGCGCTGCGGGACCGCCACGGCTACGCAATCCTGTTCGAGGCGCACTCGATCACCTCCCGCGTGCCGAGATTCTTCGAAGGCCGTTTGCCGGATTTCAATTTCGGCAGCAATGCGGATTCCACGCTGCCGCGCGACATCACCGCCGGGCTGTGCCGGAGGGTGCAGGCCGATGCGCGCTGGAGCGCGATCGCCAATGGTCGTTTCAAGGGCGGTTACATCACACGCCACTACGGCCAGCCGGTCGAACGCGTGTATGCCCTGCAACTGGAGCTGTCGCAGGCCGTCTACATGATCGAGGACGGTCGCTACGGCTACGACGAGGCCGTTGCCGCGCCGGTGAAACCACTGCTGCGTGAACTCCTGCAGCACTTGCAGGACGACGTGGCGCGGCTGTCCTGA
- the hutI gene encoding imidazolonepropionase, with product MTSLHAWSNARIAGIAAPATLLARGESIEWVGASVDCPPSLRPDSTTDLGGAWMLPAFVDCHTHLVYGGSRLAEFVLRAQGASYAEIAQAGGGIVSTVRATRAMSEAALLAAALPRARALLAEGVTTLEIKSGYGLDLESERKMLRVARQLGDELGIDIRTSFLGAHALPPEFEGRADDYVDELCTLMLPTLAAEGLVDAVDAFCEHIAFTPGQVARVFETARDLGLPVKLHAEQLSDQGGAELAARFGALSCEHLEYVSEAGIRAMAQAGTVAVLLPGAFYFLGETRKPPVAEFRRHGVPMAVATDLNPGSSPIASILTPLHMACTLFGLSPAEALDGVSVHGARALGLTDRGRLEAGALASFSLWSFDEPASLAYELGLHRPTQVVHRGRVVHANGNIG from the coding sequence ATGACGAGCCTGCACGCCTGGAGCAATGCACGTATCGCCGGCATCGCGGCACCGGCGACACTGCTCGCGCGCGGCGAATCGATCGAATGGGTCGGCGCGAGTGTCGATTGTCCGCCGTCCTTGCGGCCCGATTCGACCACGGACCTGGGCGGCGCCTGGATGCTACCGGCCTTCGTCGACTGCCATACCCATTTGGTCTACGGCGGATCGCGGCTGGCCGAGTTCGTATTGCGTGCGCAGGGTGCGAGCTATGCCGAGATCGCGCAGGCCGGTGGCGGTATCGTTTCCACGGTGCGCGCCACGCGCGCGATGTCCGAAGCGGCGCTGCTGGCCGCAGCGCTGCCGCGCGCACGCGCCCTGCTGGCCGAAGGCGTGACCACCTTGGAGATCAAGTCCGGCTACGGGCTCGATCTGGAATCCGAGCGCAAGATGCTGCGCGTGGCGCGTCAGCTGGGGGATGAACTTGGAATCGATATCCGCACCAGCTTTCTCGGCGCGCATGCCTTGCCGCCGGAGTTCGAAGGCCGCGCCGACGACTATGTCGATGAACTGTGCACGCTGATGCTGCCGACATTGGCCGCCGAAGGTCTGGTCGACGCGGTCGATGCCTTCTGCGAGCACATCGCGTTCACGCCGGGGCAGGTGGCTCGCGTGTTCGAAACCGCGCGTGACCTCGGGCTGCCGGTGAAGCTTCATGCCGAGCAGCTGTCCGACCAGGGGGGTGCCGAACTGGCGGCGCGGTTTGGCGCGCTGTCCTGCGAGCATCTTGAATACGTGTCCGAAGCCGGAATCCGCGCGATGGCCCAGGCCGGCACCGTGGCCGTGTTGTTGCCGGGTGCGTTCTATTTTCTGGGCGAGACACGCAAGCCGCCGGTCGCCGAGTTCCGGCGTCACGGCGTGCCGATGGCCGTCGCCACCGATCTCAACCCCGGCTCATCGCCGATCGCCTCGATCCTCACGCCGTTGCACATGGCCTGCACGCTGTTCGGCCTGAGCCCGGCCGAGGCGCTGGACGGGGTCAGCGTGCACGGCGCGCGTGCCCTGGGTCTGACCGACCGCGGCCGTCTCGAAGCCGGAGCGCTCGCCAGTTTCAGCCTGTGGTCGTTCGACGAGCCGGCCTCGCTGGCCTATGAACTGGGCCTGCATCGACCGACGCAGGTGGTACATCGCGGCCGCGTCGTTCACGCAAACGGGAATATCGGCTGA
- a CDS encoding C13 family peptidase — protein MNLIRETPEPTPDPLPAGFWRALLRNLGATLRIAAFRRFEASCLDSGAAQLTALLALSALFEAAVAALAYAPAMQFNPWAIRGLAFDFLLLLAAGAFGARRAGAVSALRAWMPLMIGLGLSVCFGPLSLLWTLAYRLVPDIGNTPLPLIVSLVLNAWWLCAALRGLDRLDPQVSAGRGIAGMGFVLVILSAWLIPRQYWFYPDYPQEPRPRLSGEVVSEVVLDLQPRLLASALDALAPQRPGRVDSYFVAFAPYAEEDVFLRESRVIRELMDTRFDTAGRSLLLANNDRSLRELPLATGSNLRRALAAIGQRIDRDEDLVILYLSSHGTASHELVTRYPPLRLGNVRPEMLRAWLDAAGIRFRVLVISACYSGGFVGPLRGTDTLVMTASDAEHTSFGCGSESDFTYFGKAVFDEQLRLTHSFENAFHAALPILRQREAAAGERFSNPQIEVGAGVRAPLARLEQRLDRSGQ, from the coding sequence ATGAATCTCATCCGGGAAACGCCCGAGCCGACGCCAGATCCGCTGCCTGCCGGATTCTGGCGCGCGCTCCTGCGCAACCTTGGCGCAACGCTGCGGATCGCCGCCTTCCGCCGTTTCGAGGCGTCCTGTCTCGATTCGGGCGCCGCGCAACTGACTGCGCTGCTGGCGCTGAGCGCGCTGTTCGAAGCGGCCGTGGCGGCGCTGGCCTACGCGCCGGCCATGCAGTTCAACCCCTGGGCGATACGAGGGCTGGCTTTCGATTTTCTGCTGCTGCTGGCGGCCGGCGCGTTCGGCGCTCGGCGCGCCGGTGCCGTATCCGCGCTGCGCGCCTGGATGCCGCTGATGATCGGCCTCGGCCTGTCGGTTTGCTTCGGTCCGCTGTCGCTGTTGTGGACGCTGGCCTATCGTCTGGTGCCGGACATCGGCAACACGCCATTGCCGCTGATCGTCAGCCTGGTCCTGAATGCCTGGTGGCTCTGTGCCGCGCTGCGCGGTTTGGACCGTCTCGATCCGCAGGTGTCGGCGGGGCGAGGCATCGCCGGCATGGGTTTCGTGCTGGTGATCCTGTCGGCCTGGCTGATTCCTCGCCAGTATTGGTTTTATCCGGACTATCCGCAGGAGCCGCGACCACGGCTTTCGGGCGAAGTCGTCAGCGAAGTGGTGCTCGATCTGCAGCCGCGATTGCTGGCCTCGGCGCTCGACGCGCTTGCGCCGCAGCGGCCGGGCCGGGTCGACAGCTATTTCGTCGCGTTCGCGCCCTATGCCGAAGAGGACGTGTTTCTGCGCGAAAGCCGCGTGATCCGCGAACTGATGGACACACGCTTCGACACCGCCGGCCGTTCGCTGCTGCTGGCGAACAACGACCGCAGCCTGCGCGAACTGCCGTTGGCCACCGGCAGCAATCTGCGGCGTGCGCTGGCGGCGATCGGGCAGCGGATCGACCGCGATGAGGATCTGGTGATTCTCTACCTCAGCTCTCACGGCACGGCGTCTCATGAACTGGTGACGCGCTATCCGCCCTTGCGGCTCGGCAATGTGCGCCCCGAAATGCTGCGAGCCTGGCTCGACGCCGCAGGCATTCGCTTTCGCGTGCTGGTGATCTCGGCCTGCTATTCGGGTGGTTTCGTCGGCCCGCTGCGGGGCACGGACACGCTGGTGATGACGGCCTCGGACGCCGAACACACGTCATTCGGCTGCGGTAGCGAATCGGACTTCACCTACTTCGGCAAGGCCGTGTTCGACGAACAGCTGCGCCTGACGCACTCGTTCGAAAACGCGTTTCACGCGGCGCTGCCGATACTCAGGCAACGCGAGGCGGCGGCAGGCGAGCGCTTTTCCAATCCCCAGATCGAGGTCGGGGCCGGTGTCCGTGCGCCGCTGGCGCGCCTTGAACAGCGGCTGGACCGCAGCGGACAGTAG
- a CDS encoding response regulator transcription factor translates to MQQGLVVEDLTSTAEWLSQALLVAFPGMRVRVAESLDAARTLSRATAPEIALVDLDLPDGSGIELIEELRAEAADCICIVTTIYADDRHLFPALRAGAQGYLLKDQPVERLVGALQAIDRGEPPLSPTIAKRLLRVFSQTPVTPKDSRLTQRELETLALIAKGLRLSEVAEQLGVTRHTVAGYVKTIYRKLNVSSRAEAALEAARMGLIKNEL, encoded by the coding sequence CTGCAACAGGGCCTGGTCGTTGAAGACCTCACCAGCACCGCCGAATGGCTGTCACAGGCGTTGTTGGTGGCCTTTCCCGGCATGCGTGTCCGCGTTGCCGAAAGCCTGGACGCGGCACGTACCCTGTCGCGTGCCACCGCACCGGAAATCGCGCTGGTGGACCTGGACCTTCCTGACGGTTCCGGTATCGAGTTGATCGAGGAGTTGCGTGCCGAGGCCGCCGACTGCATCTGCATTGTCACCACGATCTATGCCGACGACCGACACCTGTTTCCGGCGCTGCGCGCCGGCGCCCAGGGCTACCTGCTCAAGGACCAGCCGGTCGAACGTCTGGTGGGCGCTCTTCAGGCGATCGACCGCGGTGAGCCGCCGCTGTCGCCGACGATCGCCAAGCGCCTGTTGCGGGTCTTCAGCCAGACACCGGTGACACCCAAGGACAGCCGGCTGACCCAGCGCGAGCTCGAAACCCTGGCGCTGATCGCCAAGGGGCTGCGACTCAGCGAAGTCGCCGAACAGTTGGGCGTCACGCGCCACACCGTGGCCGGTTACGTCAAGACGATCTACCGCAAGCTCAATGTATCCAGCCGCGCCGAAGCGGCCCTGGAAGCGGCGCGCATGGGCCTGATCAAGAACGAGTTGTAG
- a CDS encoding TonB-dependent receptor has translation MRIGNRLLAMLAACLVCVVCLQARAQGESDSGRATDEDFEFSSEPAPEYSEIETISVADEPVAPLPPPAEDPVQLGDVMVTSQKFKQTLREVPASVTVLDGEFLKQAKIQTINDINGYVPSTQVRVTPFAGEVRIRGYGTPPSNLGFESSVGAIVDDVYYGRTAFLSAILFDIDRFEVVRGPQGALFGKNTIAGVLNVATTPVQDYLNGDFMFTAQDIDTRDVRFGVTAPLAPDFGLRYAGSISRDEGLYYNTTLDRPEGNVDAVSSRLKFEWKLSDTLTLRPSVFVSDQSANSNLFQLAKVTDSMLTFLQTYDAGVEADASNERLSSNVDSYTDTTLYGAQLNVDWELSGDITLNSITAYAGYDLRERTLDFDASPAPFLKLSQADPSPYDQYSQELRLVGRLGSGFGTKRSEFIVGAYGFYSDYNTNDRVILEDIEAAAGYVIAARAGGTPGGGSPAIGTILGELLNLIGPFTPDLPFTSETALLTLDQQTESYALFGQITSYLTEDFAVVAGLRLGQEDKEGHFVSDGDGAILLPIVTGQADHVSDLSRSESEVSPKFGVKYDINDQISTYAIWARGYKSGGFNALPFNDENLEFDAEEADSYELGLKSRLFGGVLQANLAAYLTDFDNLQVSTFTGTTFQVLNAAAARSQGVEGDLRWLSPWPGTELRAAFGYNDAYYRSYPTAPAPASSSEDSQDLTGRELALAPKWTGSLTPTVGIPSFWPSWGFQLAVDYLYTSERYLDVDLDPVTLQPSTEVINMRLSAGAITGAWSLSFGVQNVTEEVILGQITDVPAAPGNYQAVRTSRGRQYYGVLRFQF, from the coding sequence ATGCGTATAGGGAATCGGCTGCTTGCCATGCTGGCGGCCTGTCTGGTCTGTGTGGTTTGTCTGCAGGCGCGGGCGCAGGGTGAATCGGATTCGGGGCGGGCCACGGACGAGGACTTCGAGTTTTCGTCGGAGCCGGCGCCCGAGTATTCGGAGATCGAGACGATCAGCGTCGCGGACGAGCCTGTGGCTCCCTTGCCGCCGCCGGCCGAAGATCCGGTGCAGCTGGGCGATGTCATGGTGACCTCGCAAAAGTTCAAACAGACGCTGCGTGAAGTCCCGGCATCGGTGACGGTGCTGGACGGCGAGTTTCTGAAGCAGGCCAAGATCCAGACGATCAACGACATCAACGGCTACGTGCCGAGCACCCAGGTGCGGGTCACCCCGTTCGCTGGCGAGGTCCGCATCCGCGGCTATGGCACGCCGCCGTCGAACCTTGGTTTCGAGTCCTCGGTCGGCGCCATCGTCGACGATGTCTACTACGGCCGCACCGCGTTCCTGTCCGCGATCCTGTTCGACATCGACCGCTTCGAGGTCGTGCGCGGTCCGCAGGGCGCGTTGTTCGGCAAGAACACGATTGCCGGGGTCCTCAACGTGGCGACCACGCCGGTGCAGGACTATCTCAACGGCGACTTCATGTTCACCGCGCAGGACATCGATACGCGCGACGTGCGTTTCGGGGTCACTGCGCCGCTGGCGCCGGACTTCGGGCTGCGCTACGCCGGATCGATTTCGCGTGACGAGGGTCTTTACTACAACACCACATTGGATCGTCCGGAAGGCAACGTCGACGCCGTCAGCAGCCGCCTCAAGTTCGAATGGAAGCTGAGCGATACCTTGACGCTGCGTCCCTCGGTGTTCGTCTCCGATCAGAGCGCCAACAGCAATCTGTTCCAGCTGGCGAAGGTCACGGATTCGATGCTCACTTTCCTGCAGACCTACGATGCTGGGGTCGAGGCCGATGCCAGCAACGAACGACTGTCCTCGAACGTGGATTCCTATACCGACACTACGCTGTACGGCGCGCAGCTCAATGTCGACTGGGAGCTGTCGGGCGATATCACCCTGAACTCGATCACCGCCTACGCGGGCTACGATCTGCGAGAGCGTACGCTGGATTTCGACGCCTCGCCCGCGCCGTTCCTCAAGTTGAGCCAGGCCGACCCCAGCCCCTATGACCAGTACAGTCAGGAGCTGCGTCTGGTGGGTCGTCTTGGTTCTGGCTTCGGCACCAAGCGCAGCGAATTCATCGTGGGGGCCTACGGCTTTTATTCGGACTACAACACCAATGACCGGGTGATCCTGGAAGACATCGAGGCGGCGGCCGGTTACGTGATCGCGGCGCGAGCCGGCGGTACACCGGGCGGCGGTTCCCCGGCGATCGGCACGATCCTGGGCGAGCTGCTGAATCTGATCGGCCCGTTCACGCCGGACCTGCCGTTCACCAGCGAGACCGCCTTGCTGACGCTCGACCAGCAGACCGAGTCCTATGCCCTGTTCGGGCAGATCACCAGTTATCTGACCGAGGACTTCGCCGTCGTCGCCGGGCTGCGACTCGGGCAGGAAGACAAGGAAGGCCATTTCGTTTCCGACGGAGACGGCGCGATCCTGTTGCCGATCGTGACGGGTCAGGCCGATCATGTCTCCGATCTCAGCCGCAGCGAGTCCGAGGTTTCTCCCAAGTTTGGCGTGAAGTACGACATCAATGATCAGATCTCGACCTATGCGATCTGGGCGCGCGGCTACAAGAGCGGCGGCTTCAACGCGCTGCCGTTCAACGACGAGAACCTGGAATTCGACGCGGAGGAGGCCGACAGCTACGAGCTCGGTCTGAAATCGCGCCTGTTCGGTGGCGTATTGCAGGCCAATCTCGCGGCCTATCTGACGGACTTCGATAATCTTCAGGTCTCGACTTTCACCGGCACCACCTTCCAGGTGCTCAACGCTGCCGCAGCGCGCTCGCAGGGTGTCGAAGGTGATCTGCGCTGGCTGTCGCCGTGGCCCGGTACGGAACTGCGCGCGGCCTTCGGCTACAACGATGCCTATTACCGCAGCTATCCCACCGCGCCGGCACCGGCCTCGTCGAGCGAGGATTCGCAGGATCTGACCGGCCGCGAGCTGGCGCTGGCACCGAAGTGGACCGGCAGCCTCACGCCGACCGTCGGCATTCCGAGCTTCTGGCCAAGCTGGGGCTTTCAGTTGGCCGTCGACTATCTCTACACCAGCGAACGCTATCTCGATGTCGACCTCGATCCGGTGACGCTGCAACCGTCGACCGAGGTGATCAACATGCGCCTGTCGGCCGGCGCCATCACCGGCGCCTGGAGTCTGAGCTTCGGGGTCCAGAACGTCACCGAGGAAGTGATCCTCGGGCAGATCACCGACGTGCCGGCCGCACCCGGCAACTATCAGGCGGTGCGCACCAGTCGCGGCCGTCAGTACTACGGGGTTCTGCGGTTCCAGTTCTGA
- the metK gene encoding methionine adenosyltransferase: protein MSEYLFTSESVSEGHPDKVADQISDAVLDAILAKDKFARVACETLVKTGVAIVAGEVTTSAWVDLEELVRKVILDIGYTSSDVGFDGSTCGILNIIGKQSVDIAQGVDRAKPEDQGAGDQGLMFGYATNETDALMPAPILFSHRLVQRQSEARKSGLLPWLRPDAKSQVTLRYGDDGKPSAIDAVVLSTQHNPEVKQADLKEAVMELIVKHVLPPELLTSKTQYHINPTGQFIIGGPVGDCGLTGRKIIVDTYGGYARHGGGAFSGKDPSKVDRSAAYAARYVAKNIVASGLAEKCEVQISYAIGVAEPTSVMVTSFGTGKIGDDKIEALVRRHFDLRPYAITTMLNLLHPMYQATAAYGHFGREPVEITQADGTRYTAFSWEKTDRAEALRADAGL, encoded by the coding sequence GTGAGCGAGTACCTTTTCACATCAGAGTCGGTCTCCGAAGGCCATCCGGACAAAGTCGCCGACCAGATTTCGGACGCCGTTCTCGACGCGATCCTGGCCAAGGACAAGTTCGCGCGCGTGGCTTGTGAAACCCTGGTCAAGACCGGCGTCGCCATCGTCGCGGGTGAAGTCACCACGAGCGCTTGGGTCGACCTTGAGGAACTGGTGCGCAAGGTGATCCTCGATATCGGCTACACCTCGTCGGACGTCGGCTTTGACGGCTCCACCTGCGGCATTCTCAACATCATCGGCAAACAGAGCGTCGATATCGCGCAGGGCGTGGACCGCGCCAAGCCGGAAGATCAGGGCGCCGGCGACCAGGGCCTGATGTTCGGCTACGCCACCAACGAAACCGATGCGCTGATGCCCGCGCCGATCCTGTTCTCGCACCGCCTGGTGCAACGACAGTCCGAAGCCCGCAAGTCCGGTCTGCTGCCGTGGCTGCGTCCGGACGCGAAGAGCCAGGTCACGCTGCGCTATGGCGACGACGGCAAGCCGAGCGCAATCGACGCGGTGGTGCTTTCCACCCAGCACAATCCCGAGGTCAAGCAGGCCGACCTCAAGGAAGCGGTCATGGAACTGATCGTCAAGCACGTGCTGCCGCCGGAACTGCTGACGTCCAAGACCCAGTACCACATCAACCCGACCGGCCAGTTCATCATCGGCGGCCCGGTGGGCGACTGCGGCCTGACCGGCCGCAAGATCATCGTCGACACCTATGGCGGCTACGCCCGACATGGTGGCGGTGCGTTCTCCGGCAAGGATCCGTCCAAGGTCGACCGCTCCGCCGCCTACGCGGCACGCTACGTGGCCAAGAACATCGTCGCCTCGGGCCTCGCCGAAAAATGCGAAGTCCAGATCAGCTACGCCATTGGCGTGGCCGAACCGACCTCGGTGATGGTGACAAGCTTCGGCACCGGCAAGATCGGCGACGACAAGATCGAAGCGCTGGTGCGCCGTCATTTCGACCTGCGTCCCTACGCGATCACGACCATGCTCAACCTGCTGCACCCGATGTACCAAGCCACGGCGGCCTACGGCCATTTCGGTCGGGAGCCGGTTGAGATCACGCAGGCGGACGGCACGCGCTACACCGCGTTTTCCTGGGAGAAGACCGATCGCGCCGAGGCGCTGCGCGCCGACGCCGGCCTCTGA
- a CDS encoding glycine zipper 2TM domain-containing protein — MLKQFRILWISLSLLAAFLIAACDSPTGPADPGEPDTPMEQPVPEPAPTPAPAAPKPAPAPAPKPQAAAPVPAPVCADCGSVSSIEPVTEKGAGSGGGALAGAVVGGVVGHQFGGGKGKDLATVAGAIGGAMAGHEVEKRVRSTSYYRVTVAMEAGGTRVVEVTDPAGLSVGSKVRIVGENLQLM, encoded by the coding sequence ATGCTGAAACAGTTTCGGATTTTGTGGATTTCGCTGAGCTTGCTCGCGGCCTTTCTGATCGCGGCCTGCGACAGCCCGACCGGACCGGCCGATCCCGGCGAGCCGGACACGCCCATGGAGCAACCTGTGCCGGAACCCGCCCCGACTCCTGCGCCCGCTGCGCCCAAGCCAGCTCCGGCACCCGCGCCCAAGCCTCAGGCGGCTGCGCCTGTACCGGCGCCGGTCTGCGCGGATTGCGGCAGCGTCAGCTCGATCGAGCCGGTGACGGAGAAGGGGGCGGGCAGCGGTGGCGGAGCTTTGGCCGGTGCCGTGGTCGGTGGTGTGGTCGGCCATCAGTTTGGCGGCGGCAAGGGCAAGGATCTGGCCACGGTGGCGGGTGCCATCGGCGGTGCCATGGCCGGCCATGAAGTCGAAAAGCGGGTCCGCTCGACCAGCTACTACCGCGTAACGGTGGCGATGGAGGCCGGCGGAACACGCGTGGTGGAGGTGACCGATCCCGCCGGTCTCTCGGTCGGAAGCAAGGTTCGCATCGTCGGAGAGAACCTGCAGTTGATGTGA
- a CDS encoding PIN domain-containing protein translates to MTAAFLLDTSFLISLVDDSRPNHSAARTYFEHSLRTRTPLYVSTLALAEFAQKQAVTDLPLRTFQIVPFNILHASKSGELCSQLMGRRDDGDSRVAVRTDLQLIAQATSEGVPYILSEDKNTLYKYVERARSAGLCHCRTVLLADGFDEAWFNDGQKALDLLAQPKPEI, encoded by the coding sequence ATGACTGCGGCCTTCCTGCTCGACACAAGCTTTCTTATCTCACTTGTTGACGATTCTCGTCCCAACCACTCCGCAGCCCGAACGTACTTTGAACACTCGCTGCGGACAAGAACCCCGCTCTACGTATCAACTCTCGCGCTAGCAGAATTTGCCCAAAAACAAGCTGTGACTGACCTGCCGCTGCGGACATTCCAGATTGTGCCGTTCAACATACTGCATGCCTCAAAGAGCGGCGAACTTTGTTCTCAACTCATGGGACGTAGGGACGATGGCGACAGCAGGGTTGCCGTGCGAACGGACCTGCAGCTGATCGCGCAAGCGACGAGTGAAGGTGTCCCTTACATCCTTTCCGAAGATAAGAACACTTTGTACAAATACGTCGAACGGGCAAGATCGGCGGGCCTCTGCCACTGTAGAACCGTTTTGCTCGCCGATGGCTTTGACGAAGCATGGTTCAACGACGGCCAAAAAGCGCTAGACCTGTTAGCCCAGCCCAAACCAGAGATTTAG